A portion of the Anoxybacillus gonensis genome contains these proteins:
- a CDS encoding phage portal protein, translated as MMQKIIDKVVETISPERAVRREAARRTLRVLNSGYSNHGASRTKKSLIGWNYKGGSPDDDITDNLDVLRQRSRDLYMGGPLATGALKTFRSNVVGSGLRLKAQIDADFLGMSDEEADEWERNVEREFQLWAQDCDAGRMLDFYEMQALVFLSMLMSGDVFCTLPMIERKGNPYALKIALIEADRVCNPPVVKNSNIRGGIEVDQYGAPVAYYIAQKHPLDRESMQNKWVKIPAFGEKTGRRNVLHIMEFERPGQRRGVPILAPVIESLKQLTRYSEAELMAAVVSGMFTVFITSKTPETPVGEVVPIQQQVDTEDQNSYELGNGAIIALGEGEDIKEANPARPNTAFDSFVMSMTRQIGSALEIPYEVLIKHFTASYSASRAALLEAWKTFRMRRSWLVSKFCQPIYNEFLYEAVARGRIKAPGFFDDPVIRLAYSNAEWYGPSQGQIDPLKEANAAKIRVQEGFSTRAREASELTGADFEMMVRQRAKEEKMMREGGVLNNGSEK; from the coding sequence ATGATGCAAAAAATTATCGATAAAGTAGTTGAAACTATTTCTCCTGAGCGTGCTGTTCGACGTGAAGCAGCTAGAAGAACATTAAGAGTACTTAATTCCGGATACTCCAATCATGGTGCAAGTCGAACTAAAAAGTCTCTAATTGGATGGAACTATAAAGGTGGAAGTCCAGATGATGACATAACAGACAATCTAGATGTGCTACGACAACGATCTCGAGATTTGTATATGGGAGGTCCTCTAGCTACAGGAGCATTAAAAACCTTTCGAAGTAATGTCGTTGGATCTGGGTTGCGATTGAAAGCACAAATTGACGCTGATTTTTTAGGAATGAGTGATGAAGAAGCAGACGAATGGGAGAGAAACGTAGAAAGAGAGTTCCAACTATGGGCGCAGGATTGCGATGCTGGAAGAATGTTAGATTTTTATGAAATGCAAGCCCTTGTTTTTCTCTCCATGCTTATGTCAGGTGATGTTTTCTGTACTCTACCTATGATTGAGCGAAAAGGTAATCCGTACGCTCTAAAAATCGCTTTAATTGAAGCAGATCGTGTTTGTAACCCACCTGTAGTGAAGAATTCAAATATCAGAGGCGGTATTGAGGTGGATCAATACGGGGCACCTGTAGCCTACTATATTGCTCAAAAACATCCATTAGATCGTGAAAGTATGCAAAATAAGTGGGTTAAAATACCGGCTTTTGGAGAAAAAACAGGGCGACGAAACGTCCTTCATATCATGGAATTCGAGCGACCAGGGCAACGAAGAGGCGTTCCTATTCTAGCGCCGGTTATCGAGTCTCTTAAACAACTAACCAGATATAGCGAAGCAGAGCTTATGGCTGCAGTCGTCAGCGGGATGTTTACGGTTTTTATCACTTCTAAAACACCTGAAACACCAGTTGGCGAAGTCGTTCCAATTCAGCAACAAGTGGACACCGAAGACCAAAATAGTTATGAACTTGGAAATGGGGCTATTATTGCGCTTGGAGAGGGTGAAGATATCAAAGAGGCTAATCCAGCACGTCCAAATACTGCATTCGATAGTTTTGTTATGTCTATGACACGGCAAATCGGTTCAGCGTTAGAAATTCCATACGAGGTGCTTATTAAGCATTTTACTGCTTCGTATTCTGCTAGCAGAGCGGCGCTACTTGAAGCATGGAAGACATTCCGTATGCGTCGTTCGTGGCTTGTGTCGAAATTTTGTCAACCAATCTATAATGAATTTTTATATGAAGCGGTTGCCAGAGGGCGAATTAAAGCTCCCGGCTTTTTTGATGACCCCGTTATTCGCTTGGCATATTCAAATGCTGAATGGTATGGACCATCCCAAGGACAGATTGATCCTCTAAAAGAGGCAAATGCAGCTAAAATACGTGTGCAAGAAGGCTTTTCTACACGAGCACGAGAAGCATCGGAATTAACAGGAGCAGATTTTGAGATGATGGTCCGCCAAAGAGCGAAAGAAGAAAAAATGATGAGAGAAGGAGGAGTGTTGAACAATGGGTCAGAAAAATAA
- a CDS encoding head maturation protease, ClpP-related: MGQKNKKFWEFRASTSKNSAELLLYGPISEESWWGDEVTPKQFADELKALGDISELTVRINSGGGDVFAGQAIHSLLKSHKAKVIVYVDGLAASIASVIAMAGDTVIMPRNAMMMIHNPWTIGWGNATDFRKLADDLDKIRESIIAAYQEKSGIEREQLIELLDAETWLTADEALEYGLIDEVDERKSIAASTKGGFLVMNGLQFDVRAFKNVPQIQSTATTTKSRKEVNSPMTLTVEALAQQYPDIYNAVKKAGYDEGVKAERDRFKSLQELEAPGCEEILNKARYETGETAEQVAIQIVNVLKSFRANPLTAVIQDAAPLGEVDTSSVFDQTGTQDEEEKQKVINSIVKAANTKRGVE; this comes from the coding sequence ATGGGTCAGAAAAATAAGAAATTCTGGGAATTTCGAGCATCGACATCAAAGAATAGCGCGGAACTTTTGTTATATGGTCCGATTAGCGAAGAAAGCTGGTGGGGAGATGAAGTCACTCCTAAACAATTTGCAGATGAACTTAAAGCTTTAGGGGACATTTCAGAGTTAACTGTTCGAATTAATAGTGGTGGAGGCGATGTATTTGCAGGACAAGCTATTCATAGCTTGTTAAAAAGCCATAAAGCGAAAGTAATAGTATATGTCGATGGTTTAGCAGCAAGTATTGCTTCGGTTATCGCCATGGCGGGGGATACTGTGATTATGCCACGAAATGCCATGATGATGATTCATAATCCATGGACAATTGGATGGGGGAACGCAACAGATTTTCGTAAGCTGGCCGATGACCTAGACAAAATACGAGAGTCGATTATCGCTGCTTATCAAGAAAAATCAGGAATAGAACGCGAACAGCTTATTGAGTTGTTAGATGCAGAAACATGGTTAACAGCAGATGAAGCACTGGAATACGGATTAATCGATGAAGTAGATGAAAGAAAATCAATCGCAGCTTCCACGAAAGGAGGTTTTTTAGTTATGAATGGTCTCCAATTTGATGTACGAGCATTTAAAAACGTACCGCAAATTCAGTCTACAGCTACAACTACAAAATCACGAAAGGAGGTGAATTCTCCAATGACGTTAACGGTAGAAGCTTTAGCTCAACAATATCCTGATATTTATAATGCAGTCAAAAAAGCAGGGTATGATGAAGGTGTAAAAGCGGAACGTGATCGTTTCAAATCGTTACAAGAGCTTGAAGCGCCAGGATGTGAAGAAATCTTAAATAAAGCTCGTTATGAAACGGGCGAAACGGCTGAACAAGTCGCTATTCAGATTGTAAATGTTTTAAAATCATTCCGAGCAAATCCTTTAACAGCTGTTATTCAAGATGCTGCACCTTTGGGCGAAGTGGATACATCTTCTGTTTTTGACCAAACTGGTACTCAAGATGAAGAAGAAAAACAAAAGGTTATTAATTCGATTGTGAAAGCAGCCAATACGAAGAGAGGTGTTGAATAA
- a CDS encoding major capsid protein — protein MPIDLFSTRTMLEAVRQMKPPKTFLKDTFFNNQRTFDTEYVDVDIIKGKRRMAPFVHPRRSGKVVEREGYRTNTYKAPLINPKMPTTAEHLQKRLAGEPLYSGVSPDERAAEQLGKDLAELDDMITRREEWMCAQALFTGQIHVKGDGVDEVIDFNLTNKEALLSGAKWNEGTSNPLADLKRWRLHVIKASGITPDIAIFSSEVVDAFLWNEQVQKMLDLRLVETGQIDPQTLPNGVTYIGRIAELGLNIYSYDEWYIDDDGTEKPMVPEKTVTIASSRARFDMVYGAYIDMELGTMDLPRIPRSWVEKDPSTRWVQLISRPLPVPQHVDSIYVATVL, from the coding sequence ATGCCTATCGATTTATTCAGTACTCGTACTATGTTAGAAGCGGTTCGTCAGATGAAACCGCCTAAAACATTTTTGAAAGATACATTTTTCAACAACCAAAGAACATTCGATACAGAATATGTAGATGTTGATATCATAAAAGGAAAACGACGTATGGCACCATTTGTGCACCCTCGTCGATCAGGTAAAGTTGTAGAACGTGAAGGATATCGCACAAATACGTATAAAGCGCCATTAATCAATCCAAAAATGCCGACAACAGCAGAACATCTTCAAAAACGTCTTGCCGGCGAGCCACTTTATTCTGGTGTTTCTCCAGATGAGCGAGCGGCTGAGCAATTAGGAAAAGATCTGGCTGAACTTGATGATATGATTACTCGTCGTGAAGAATGGATGTGTGCCCAAGCCTTATTCACGGGGCAAATTCATGTAAAAGGTGATGGCGTAGATGAAGTAATTGACTTTAACTTAACTAATAAAGAAGCTCTCTTATCCGGAGCTAAATGGAATGAAGGTACATCCAATCCGTTAGCCGATTTAAAACGTTGGCGTTTACATGTGATTAAAGCATCTGGTATTACTCCAGATATCGCGATTTTCTCAAGTGAAGTAGTAGACGCATTCTTGTGGAATGAACAAGTGCAAAAAATGCTAGACCTTCGCTTAGTTGAAACAGGGCAAATCGATCCACAAACACTACCAAATGGAGTCACTTATATCGGACGCATCGCTGAACTTGGTTTAAATATCTACTCGTATGACGAGTGGTACATTGACGATGATGGCACAGAAAAACCAATGGTGCCTGAAAAAACGGTTACCATCGCAAGTTCACGTGCTCGTTTTGATATGGTGTACGGTGCATATATCGACATGGAATTGGGAACGATGGATTTACCTCGTATTCCTCGTTCTTGGGTTGAAAAGGACCCTTCAACTCGTTGGGTGCAATTGATTTCACGTCCATTACCTGTTCCGCAGCATGTTGACAGCATCTATGTAGCGACAGTGCTGTAA
- a CDS encoding head decoration protein, whose product MSEIYVPDNLFSGHIMPKVDDSLTVASGQGVLARGTLLGLVTATGKAKVVSKAANDGSEKVYAVLAENIDTTNGDVLAPVYLTGEFNENALTVAEGDTVAEHKASARAVGIFIKSTLSV is encoded by the coding sequence ATGAGTGAAATTTATGTTCCAGACAATCTTTTTTCTGGTCATATCATGCCTAAAGTTGATGACTCTCTGACTGTAGCTTCTGGTCAAGGAGTTTTAGCACGAGGAACACTTTTAGGTTTAGTGACAGCAACAGGGAAAGCGAAAGTCGTTTCTAAAGCAGCTAACGACGGAAGTGAAAAAGTGTATGCGGTTCTTGCTGAAAACATCGACACAACAAACGGTGATGTATTAGCACCTGTTTATTTGACAGGAGAATTTAATGAAAATGCTTTAACAGTAGCCGAGGGTGACACTGTAGCAGAACATAAAGCATCTGCACGCGCCGTCGGTATTTTTATTAAGTCTACTTTGAGTGTGTGA